GTGTACCAGTCCGCCCTCCGCGGGTACGGCGTCGACCCCTCCGGCACCACGATCATCGACGGCTCGGGGGAGAGCGCCGCGAACGCCGTGTCCCCGTCCTTCGTCGCCCACCTCATGGTGCCGGTGACGACGGGCGCGAAGGGCCTCGGCACGCTCGCCCAGGTCCTCCCGGTATCGGGGGTGTCCGGCACGCTCTCGAGCCGGTTCACCGGGGCGAACGCCGTCGCCCGGGGGAAGGTCCACGCGAAGACCGGCTGGATCGACAGCGCCAACACCCTCGGCGGGTACATCGACGCGGCGGACGGCACGAAGCTGACGTTCGCGTTCTACGCCATCGGGTCACCGCGGGCGGCAGCGCTCCCGGCGCTCGACGCGGTGACGGCGGCGGCGTACCGGTGCGGGGGATCGCTCTCCGGGTCCTGAGCCGTCCACCGCCCCGCGCCGCGCCGCGCCTCGCACCGCACCCCGCGGCGCCCCGGCTCGCACCACCGTGCGGCGCCGCTCGGGTCGTGCTGACCCATCGGGTGTTGGATGGACACATGGCACGGGCACTGCTCATCACCGACGTCCAGAACGACTTCACCGAGGGCGGCGCGCTCGGCATCGACGGGGGCACGGCGGTGGTCGAGCGCATCACCGCGTTCCTGCGTCGGCACGCCGGCGAGTACGACCTCGTCGTCGCCTCCCGCGACTGGCACGACGCCGACGGGGACAACGGCGGCCACTTCGCCGGCGCCACGGGCCCGGACTTCCGGACCTCGTGGCCCGTGCACTGCGTCGCGGGCACCCCGGGCGCCGAGTACCACCCGGCGCTCGACCTCTCCTTCGTGGACGTCCACGTGCGGAAGGGGCAGGGCGAGCCCGCCTACTCGGCCTTCGAGGGGACGACCGACACCGGCGCCGACCTGGTCGACGTCTTCTTCGACCGCGACGTGCACGCGGTCGACGTCGTCGGCATCGCGACCGACCACTGCGTGCGGGCATCGGCCCTCGACGGAGTACACGCGGGCCTCGACGTGTTCGTCTACGAGGACCTGGTCATCGGTGTCGACCCCGCGGCCAGCGAGGCGGCGCTCGACGAGGTCCGCGACGAAGGCGGCCACACCGGCCGCAGCGACATGGACGAGGGGCGGCAACGCCCGGGAGGAGCGGTCCTGTGACCGACACGACCGACACGACCACGAGCACGACCACCATCACCACCACCGTCGGCGACGAGCACGTCAGCGTCACCGGCGTCCCCACCGGCCTGTTCATCGGCGGGTCCTGGCGACCGGCATCGGGCGGCGCGACGTTCGACGTCCGCGACCCCTCGACCGGCGCCGTGCTGGCGAGCGTCGCCGACGCCACCGCCGAGGACGGCCTCCGCGCGCTCGACGCCGCCGCCGCCGCACAGGAGGACTGGGCCGCGACCGCTCCGCGCCGCCGGTCGGACCTGCTCCGCCGCGCGTTCGACCTGGTGCACGAGCACACCGACGACATCGCCGCGATCATGACGCTCGAGATGGGCAAGCCCCTCGCCGAGTCCCGGGGCGAGGTCGTCTACGGCGCCGAGTTCCTCCGCTGGTTCTCCGAGGAGGCCGTGCGCATCGGTGGTGACTACCGGACCACGCCCGAGGGCACCGGGCGCGGCATCGTGCTCAAGCGTCCGGTCGGGCCCGTCTACGCGATCACCCCGTGGAACTTCCCGCTCGCGATGGCGACCCGGAAGATCGCCCCCGCGCTCGCCGCCGGGTGCACGGTCGTGCTGAAGCCCGCCGACCTCACCCCGCTGACGACGCTGTTCCTCGTCGAGCTGTTCCGTCGCGCCGGGCTGCCGGACGGCGTGCTGAACGTCGTGCCGTCGTCGGACGCGAAGGCCCTGTCGGCCCCGATCATCGAGGACCGCCGACTCCGCAAGCTCACCTTCACCGGTTCGACGCCGGTCGGGTCCGCGCTGCTCAAGCAGGCGGCCGACTCGGTGCTCAAGACGAGCATGGAGCTCGGCGGCAACGCCCCCCTGCTCGTGTTCGACGACGCCGACCTCGACCGCGCGGTGGACGCCGCCGTGCAGGCGAAGTTCCGGAACGTCGGCGAGGCCTGCACCGCGGCCAACCGGTTCTTCGTCCAGGAGGGCATCGCGGACGCGTTCACCGCCGCCCTCACCGAGAAGGTGCGGGCGTTCCGCATCGGCCGGGGCACCGAGGACGGCACCGACATCGGGCCGCTCATCGACGGTCGTGCTGTCGACAAGGCCGCCGGGCTCGTGGACGACGCGGTCGCCCGCGGCGCGCAGCTCGTCACGGGTGGCGAGCGCGTCGACCGGGAGGGCACGTTCTACGCCCCCACCGTGCTCGACGACGTGCAGCCCGGGTCGGACATCCTGACGACCGAGATCTTCGGTCCGGTGGTGTCGATCACGCGCTTCGCCACCGAGGAGGAGGGCATCCGCCTCGCCAACGACACCGAGTACGGCCTCGTCGCCTACGCCTTCACGGAGGACGTGCGGCGCGGGCAGCGACTCGCCGAACGCCTCGAGACGGGCATGCTCGGGTGGAACACGGGTGTGGTGTCGAACGCGGCGTTCCCGTTCGGCGGCGTGAAGTCGTCCGGTCTCGGCCGCGAGGGGTCGCACGAGGGTCTCGAGGAGTACCTCGAGACGGTCTACGTCCTCACCCCGGACCCCTTCGCCGCCTGACGTTCCCCGACAGCCGGAGCGCCCGACGCCGTGGTCCCTCCGGCGTCAGACGAGGAGCTGGTGCTTGGCCAGGTCGCGGTACAGCGGCGTGGTCTGCACCAGCTCCGAGTGCGTCCCGGACCCGACGACGCGACCGTCCTCGAGCACCACGATGACGTCGGAGTCCACCACGGTCGACAGTCGGTGGGCGATGACGAGCAGCGTGCGGTCCTCGGCGACGGCGTCGATCGCCAGGCGCATCTTCTGCTCGTTCACCCCGTCGAGCGAGGACGTCGACTCGTCGAGGAGCAGGATCGGGGGCGCGGCGAGCAGTGCGCGGGCGATCGCCAGCCGCTGACGCTCACCTCCGGACAGCATCACGCCGTCCTCGCCGACCTGCGCGTCGAGCCCCCGCGGGTCGCGGTGCAGCACGTCGCCGAGGTTGACGGCCTCGAGCACCCGGACGCACTCGGGCTCGGACGCGTCGGGCGAGCCGAGCAGCAGGTTCGCGCGGATGGTGCCGGCGAGCACCGGGGCGTCCTGTTCCACGTACCCGATCTGGGCGCGGAGCTCGGCACGGTCGAGCCCGCGGACGTCGAGCCCGCCGAGGCGGATGACGCCCTCCGTGGGGTCGTAGAACCGCTCGATGAGGGCGAGGGTGGTCGACTTGCCGGCACCCGACGGTCCGACCAGGGCGACCCGGGAGCCGCGCGGCACCCGGAACGACACGTCCTGCAGCACCGGGTGCTCGTCCCCGGGTGCCGGGGCGGGCGCGGACACGTCGGCGGCGCCGGCCGCCCCGTCGGCCCCGACGGCGTCGGGCGAGGCGGCGTACCGGAAGGTGACGTGCTCGAACGTGATCGCGTCGTCGGTGGCGACCGCAGCGGCCGGACGCACGGCTGCGTCGTCCTGGTCCTCGGTCGGCAGGTTGAGGATCTCCTCGATGCGGCCAAGCGCGCCGAGCGCCTGGGCGACGGCGACGACCGCGCCGAGCGCCTGCCCGAGCGGCATGACCATCATGAAGAGCAGGAGGATGAACGTGATGAGCGTGGCGATGGTGATCGTGCCGGCGGCCACCTGGGCGCCGCCGATGCCGAGGACGGCGATGAACGCGACCTGCATGACGATGCTCGCGACGGGCACCACGAACGCGGACATCCGCGCGATGACGAGCCCCCGACGGTAGGCCTCCGTCGCGTGCGCGTCGACCTCGCCGACCTCGCGCGCGGTGGCCCCGGCGGCACGGATGGTGCGCACGGCTCCGATGCCCCGCTCGACCGCGGCGGTGAGGTCGCCGACCTTCTCCTGCGCGGCCTTCGACGCGACCCGGATGCGCCGGCTGAGGCCGCCGACGACGACGACCGCGACGATGACGATCACGATCACGACGACGAGCAGCAGGGGGTCGATGACGGCCATCGCGATGACGGCACCGACGAACGTGAGCGCACCGCCGATCGACTCGATGAGCCCCTGGGTGAGGACCGCCCGGAGCAGCGTCGTGTCGCTGCCGACCCGCGAGACCAGGTCACCGGTACGGCGGACGTCGAACTCCGAGATCGGCAGGTTGAGGATCCGGGCGATGAGCTTGCGCCGCGTCGAGAGCACGACGCCCTCGCCGGCGCGCTGCAGCAGGAAGTGCTGCACGCCGTTCAGGACGCCGGCG
The sequence above is drawn from the Curtobacterium sp. L6-1 genome and encodes:
- a CDS encoding NAD-dependent succinate-semialdehyde dehydrogenase → MTTTVGDEHVSVTGVPTGLFIGGSWRPASGGATFDVRDPSTGAVLASVADATAEDGLRALDAAAAAQEDWAATAPRRRSDLLRRAFDLVHEHTDDIAAIMTLEMGKPLAESRGEVVYGAEFLRWFSEEAVRIGGDYRTTPEGTGRGIVLKRPVGPVYAITPWNFPLAMATRKIAPALAAGCTVVLKPADLTPLTTLFLVELFRRAGLPDGVLNVVPSSDAKALSAPIIEDRRLRKLTFTGSTPVGSALLKQAADSVLKTSMELGGNAPLLVFDDADLDRAVDAAVQAKFRNVGEACTAANRFFVQEGIADAFTAALTEKVRAFRIGRGTEDGTDIGPLIDGRAVDKAAGLVDDAVARGAQLVTGGERVDREGTFYAPTVLDDVQPGSDILTTEIFGPVVSITRFATEEEGIRLANDTEYGLVAYAFTEDVRRGQRLAERLETGMLGWNTGVVSNAAFPFGGVKSSGLGREGSHEGLEEYLETVYVLTPDPFAA
- a CDS encoding ABC transporter ATP-binding protein encodes the protein MSNPFARPKKTDGPRATFGRLLSYLFENKPAMVVIIVLSVLGAAASLAQPLLVNQVVTAVQQGTDMSALVWALVVLVLVAGVLNGVQHFLLQRAGEGVVLSTRRKLIARILNLPISEFDVRRTGDLVSRVGSDTTLLRAVLTQGLIESIGGALTFVGAVIAMAVIDPLLLVVVIVIVIVAVVVVGGLSRRIRVASKAAQEKVGDLTAAVERGIGAVRTIRAAGATAREVGEVDAHATEAYRRGLVIARMSAFVVPVASIVMQVAFIAVLGIGGAQVAAGTITIATLITFILLLFMMVMPLGQALGAVVAVAQALGALGRIEEILNLPTEDQDDAAVRPAAAVATDDAITFEHVTFRYAASPDAVGADGAAGAADVSAPAPAPGDEHPVLQDVSFRVPRGSRVALVGPSGAGKSTTLALIERFYDPTEGVIRLGGLDVRGLDRAELRAQIGYVEQDAPVLAGTIRANLLLGSPDASEPECVRVLEAVNLGDVLHRDPRGLDAQVGEDGVMLSGGERQRLAIARALLAAPPILLLDESTSSLDGVNEQKMRLAIDAVAEDRTLLVIAHRLSTVVDSDVIVVLEDGRVVGSGTHSELVQTTPLYRDLAKHQLLV
- a CDS encoding isochorismatase family protein, giving the protein MARALLITDVQNDFTEGGALGIDGGTAVVERITAFLRRHAGEYDLVVASRDWHDADGDNGGHFAGATGPDFRTSWPVHCVAGTPGAEYHPALDLSFVDVHVRKGQGEPAYSAFEGTTDTGADLVDVFFDRDVHAVDVVGIATDHCVRASALDGVHAGLDVFVYEDLVIGVDPAASEAALDEVRDEGGHTGRSDMDEGRQRPGGAVL